Proteins from one Sabethes cyaneus chromosome 2, idSabCyanKW18_F2, whole genome shotgun sequence genomic window:
- the LOC128733964 gene encoding cytosolic Fe-S cluster assembly factor NUBP1 homolog gives MSTAELAAKPTDAPEHCPGTQSQDAGKASACAGCPNQQICASGPKGPDPSIALVKEKLQEVRNKILILSGKGGVGKSTVTALLSRGMAHSNPEKNFGVLDIDICGPSQPRVLGVLGEQVHQSGSGWSPVFIEDNLSLMSIGFLLGSPDDAIIWRGPKKNGMIRQFLTEVDWGQLDYLVLDTPPGTSDEHLSATTFLKETDGGWGAVLVTTPQEVALLDVRKEITFCKKMGIPVVGVVENMSVFVCPKCTTETDIFPARTGGAEKMCQEMDVTFLGKLPLDPRLAKCCDEGKDYLTEFSTSPTVLALNQIVAKVQDFFEK, from the coding sequence ATGAGCACCGCTGAATTAGCTGCCAAACCAACGGATGCTCCAGAGCACTGTCCGGGAACGCAAAGCCAAGATGCCGGAAAGGCATCCGCCTGTGCCGGTTGTCCCAATCAGCAGATCTGTGCCAGTGGACCCAAAGGTCCCGATCCATCGATCGCTCTAGTTAAGGAAAAGCTACAGGAAGTTCGGaacaaaattcttatcctgtccgGTAAGGGTGGCGTGGGAAAGAGTACCGTAACAGCACTGCTGAGCCGGGGAATGGCTCATTCGAATCCGGAGAAGAATTTCGGTGTACTTGATATCGATATCTGTGGCCCGTCGCAGCCGCGAGTGCTTGGTGTGTTGGGAGAACAGGTGCATCAGTCCGGTTCCGGCTGGTCGCCGGTGTTCATCGAGGATAATCTCAGCCTGATGTCGATTGGTTTTCTGCTGGGAAGTCCCGACGATGCCATCATTTGGCGGGGACCGAAAAAGAACGGAATGATTCGACAGTTTCTCACGGAAGTCGACTGGGGACAGTTGGATTATTTGGTGCTGGATACGCCACCCGGAACGTCGGACGAGCATCTGTCGGCAACGACGTTCCTCAAGGAAACGGACGGCGGTTGGGGGGCGGTGCTGGTAACAACGCCCCAGGAAGTGGCACTGCTGGACGTGCGGAAGGAAATTACCTTCTGCAAGAAGATGGGCATTCCGGTGGTTGGGGTTGTGGAGAATATGTCCGTTTTTGTGTGTCCCAAATGTACGACGGAAACGGATATTTTTCCTGCCCGAACTGGTGGGGCTGAGAAGATGTGTCAAGAGATGGATGTTACATTCCTCGGGAAGCTGCCGCTCGATCCACGCCTGGCAAaatgctgcgacgaaggaaaaGATTACTTGACGGAGTTTTCAACGAGCCCGACGGTGCTGGCGCTGAATCAGATTGTGGCGAAGGTTcaggattttttcgaaaaatag